The region ATATCGGGGATCGCATTCAGGTGAAAGATTTTCGCGGTGATGTGATTGATCAGAGCCTGCTCGCAACCACCATTCTGGAGGTGGGGCCGGGCAAACTGACCCATCAGCGCACCGGGCGGATGATCGTCATTCCCAACGCCCTGTTTGTCGCCGAGCCGGTCATCAACGAGAGCTACACCCACGATTATGTGCTGCACGTGTTCACCGTTCCCTTCAAGCGCACCGCCAACTGGCAGGCCGCGCAACAGGCGCTGTTGGCCTCGGCGAACGAACACTGTGCGTCCTATCTGGCCGAAGCCAAGCGCTATCTGAAAAAGCTGAACGAATATCGCGGCCTGGATGCGCCCTCGGTGGAGCCGCGCATCACTCTGCAAATGCCCAGTGCCGAAGAAATTCATCTGGTGGTGCGGATACCGGTGCTGACCGACCGGCGCAGCGCTATTGAGCAGTCCATTCTGTCGGAGGTATTCACGCGTGCCGAGCTTTTTACCCCCAAGACAGAGGACAGTCCCGCCAAATGATCAGCCATCTGAGGCTGTGGTGCGTTGATTAAAGGTACTCAAGCAGATGCAGAGAAAATTTGGCCGCCTCCCTGGCTGCAGTCGGGCCCAAACGGAGGTAATCGTCGTTGGGTTCTTCTTGGGCAAGGTTGCTTCCAGAGCGGATGATCAGATAAGGAACACCGAAGGTCTCGCATACATGGCCCAGTGGAGCGGACTCCATCTCCATTATATCGGCCTTGAACCGCTCTCGCAGCAGCGTTAGCCGGCGTTCCGTCACCCCGAACAGGTCCGATGAAGCAACTACTCCGAACCGGACAGCATTTCTGTAGGTGTCATTGTTGGCCATGACGGTTTGCCTGGGGTAGGTTTCCATTGCCCGCTTCGCCAGCTTCAAAAGATCCTCACTCGGGGTAAATTCATTCTCCACTTCTGTTCCGCCGTTCGGGCTGTTCATGGGGCGATAGGTCATGCCGGTAGAGGTCAGGCTGCCGTAATCGTGTTCATAGGTATGGGTGGCCACCACCACATCGCCAGTTCTCAGATCAGGGTTCACACGGGCGCCTGTGCCCGTCATCAATACCAGCCTGGGCCGGAACTCCCGAAGAAACAGGGTGGTGGTCATGCCGGTGTAAGTCTTACCGATACCGGTAATGGCGACTACTACAGGCTTGCCGTGTAGTGTCCCCTGCCAGTAGGGAATACCCCACAGACTCTTCTTCTCCGGGTTCATAAGCGCATCGGTCAAAACTGGAATTTCCTGAGGCACTGCACCAAGAATGACGATTGTCTCCGTGGGCTCATAGACCAGATTGGTGTCTGCGTGGCTGAACTGTGAAAGCAGAAGACATAGGCACAAGACCACGAAGGTCGCCCGCAAAGGAGAGGGGGAACGAGTAATCATAGTGGGTTCTCATGTTGTGTTGGTACAAAGCGTGAAGTAATGAATCGTCGTGTCACCACTGACCTTCAGGGCCCGATTAGTGATCTCACTAATATCAGCAAATTCCATACCCAACTACTATTTTTCTGACTGAATCGTCAGAAAATGGGGGTAGTGCTATCAATGACATATGAAAATGATCAAAAAAAGCGCTCTTTGTGATGACATTGCCCGCAAACTGTGCGCTTTCTCTCGATCCAGACCTCACTCCATAGCGTTCTTCGGGATCTTTCGGGCTTTGTTGATATGTTGTCCGGTTGGACAGTATTTTGCATAAGTGACTTTGATCTTTTTAATCCGATAGGAGAGGTAACTTGTGAAAACATTGATTCTG is a window of Marinimicrobium sp. C6131 DNA encoding:
- a CDS encoding mechanosensitive ion channel domain-containing protein encodes the protein MLETIGINPAELAASETLLKLLISTALLITVVIVIRALSARYIRRNVTSMELRRRWLVHSRNGLLLFMLLGLIIIWGEELRTLALSVVAIAVAFVVATKELILCVTGSILKAGAGSFNIGDRIQVKDFRGDVIDQSLLATTILEVGPGKLTHQRTGRMIVIPNALFVAEPVINESYTHDYVLHVFTVPFKRTANWQAAQQALLASANEHCASYLAEAKRYLKKLNEYRGLDAPSVEPRITLQMPSAEEIHLVVRIPVLTDRRSAIEQSILSEVFTRAELFTPKTEDSPAK
- the mtnN gene encoding 5'-methylthioadenosine/S-adenosylhomocysteine nucleosidase, with amino-acid sequence MITRSPSPLRATFVVLCLCLLLSQFSHADTNLVYEPTETIVILGAVPQEIPVLTDALMNPEKKSLWGIPYWQGTLHGKPVVVAITGIGKTYTGMTTTLFLREFRPRLVLMTGTGARVNPDLRTGDVVVATHTYEHDYGSLTSTGMTYRPMNSPNGGTEVENEFTPSEDLLKLAKRAMETYPRQTVMANNDTYRNAVRFGVVASSDLFGVTERRLTLLRERFKADIMEMESAPLGHVCETFGVPYLIIRSGSNLAQEEPNDDYLRLGPTAAREAAKFSLHLLEYL